Proteins encoded by one window of Maliibacterium massiliense:
- a CDS encoding deoxyguanosinetriphosphate triphosphohydrolase, whose translation MNVRQTSEYWEDQMLSSRAVRSFQTRGRTFFMEPCPIRTEFQRDRDRILHCKAFRRLKHKTQMFLSPDGDHFRTRLTHTMEVSQIARTIARALRLNEDLTEAIALGHDLGHTPFGHSGERALRLVAPDGFRHNAQSLRVVEHLERDGQGLNLTWEVRDGILRHTGDALPSTLEGRVVRFSDRIAYINHDIDDALRDGMLRVEDLPQDCLSVLGDTHGARIDTMITDVVCQSMDQDDIRMSEPVAVAMNKLRAFMFERVYSRSIDPDLERRVVFVVRNLYDYFCARPDEMPEEYRRLRAQWGGEVPVVDYVAGMTDRYALKMFHQRFVPAPRN comes from the coding sequence ATGAACGTTCGCCAGACGTCGGAATATTGGGAAGATCAGATGCTGTCAAGCCGCGCCGTCCGGAGTTTTCAAACCAGGGGGCGCACCTTTTTTATGGAACCCTGCCCTATCCGTACGGAGTTTCAGCGCGACAGGGACCGGATCCTGCACTGCAAAGCCTTCCGGCGGCTCAAGCACAAGACCCAGATGTTCCTCTCGCCGGATGGCGACCACTTCCGCACCCGGCTGACGCACACCATGGAGGTCTCGCAGATCGCGCGCACCATTGCGCGCGCGCTGCGGCTCAACGAGGATTTGACCGAGGCCATCGCTCTGGGCCATGATTTGGGGCACACTCCCTTTGGGCACAGTGGGGAGCGCGCGCTGCGCCTGGTGGCGCCCGACGGCTTCCGCCACAATGCGCAGAGCCTGCGCGTGGTGGAGCATCTGGAGCGCGACGGGCAGGGGCTCAACCTCACCTGGGAGGTGCGCGACGGCATTCTGCGGCACACGGGGGACGCCCTGCCCAGCACGCTGGAGGGGCGTGTGGTGCGCTTTTCCGACCGCATCGCCTACATCAACCATGATATCGACGACGCGCTGCGCGACGGCATGCTGCGCGTGGAGGACCTACCGCAGGACTGCCTCAGCGTGTTGGGGGACACCCACGGCGCGCGCATCGACACCATGATCACCGACGTGGTGTGCCAGAGCATGGATCAGGACGACATCCGCATGTCCGAGCCGGTGGCCGTGGCGATGAACAAGCTACGCGCATTTATGTTCGAGCGGGTGTACAGCCGCTCCATCGACCCGGATTTGGAGCGGCGGGTGGTGTTTGTGGTGCGCAATCTGTACGATTATTTCTGCGCGCGGCCGGACGAGATGCCCGAGGAATATCGCCGCCTGCGCGCACAGTGGGGCGGGGAAGTACCCGTGGTGGATTATGTGGCGGGCATGACGGACCGCTACGCGCTTAAGATGTTCCACCAGCGCTTTGTACCCGCGCCGCGCAACTGA
- the ppdK gene encoding pyruvate, phosphate dikinase has product MAKKYVYMFSEGNASMRALLGGKGANLAEMTGLGLPVPQGFTVTTEACTRYYEDGKTIAPEIVDEIFAALAKAEEINGKKFGDEKNPFLVSVRSGARASMPGMMDTILNLGLNDVTVVSLAKLSGNERWAYDSYRRFIQMFSDVVMEVEKAKFDAILDAVKEENGAKMDTDLTADNLKEVVRRYKALYKQEKGVEFPQEPKEQLMEAVKAVFRSWDNPRAIVYRRMNDIPGDWGTAVNVQAMVFGNMGDDSGTGVAFTRNPSTGEKKLYGEYLMNAQGEDVVAGIRTPSPISHLEQTNPEVYKQFVEICSKLENHYRDMQDMEFTIEHGKLFMLQTRNGKRTAAAALKVAVDLVAEGMISKEEAVLQVEPRALDSLLHPQFDPKAIKAATPIAKGLPASPGAACGQVYFTAEAAVEAANAGQKVVLVRAETSPEDIEGMYASQGILTARGGMTSHAAVVARGMGTCCVAGCGELVIDEAKKIFSVGGKTYKEGDFISIDGSTGNIYGEAIDTMEASVSGDFATLMSWADEIRTMQVRTNADTPHDATTAVHFGAEGIGLCRTEHMFFDEDRIPAMREMIVSDTEEQRRAALAKLLPMQKSDFKGIYKAMEGRPVTIRLLDPPLHEFLPHTDDEIAALAKEMGLTFEKLKAKVESLHEFNPMLGHRGCRLAVTFPEIAEMQAQAIIEAAIEVKKENGYDVVPEIMIPLVGEVKELKFVKDVVVKTVEDAMAKAGVKLEYHVGTMIEVPRAALTAGEIAKEAEFFSFGTNDLTQMTFGFSRDDAGKFLDDYYANKIFEQDPFAKVDQIGVGKLMKMAVADGRATRPNIKLGICGEHGGDPSTVMFCHEIGLNYVSCSPFRVPIARLAAAHAKILQDQKN; this is encoded by the coding sequence ATGGCGAAAAAGTATGTCTACATGTTCAGCGAGGGCAACGCGTCCATGCGCGCTCTGCTGGGCGGCAAGGGTGCAAACCTGGCGGAAATGACCGGGCTGGGCCTGCCCGTTCCCCAGGGCTTTACCGTGACGACGGAAGCCTGCACGCGTTACTATGAGGATGGCAAGACCATCGCCCCCGAGATCGTCGATGAGATTTTCGCAGCCCTTGCAAAGGCCGAGGAGATCAACGGCAAAAAGTTCGGTGATGAGAAGAACCCCTTCCTGGTCTCCGTCCGCTCGGGCGCACGCGCTTCCATGCCCGGCATGATGGACACCATCCTGAACCTGGGCCTCAACGATGTGACCGTCGTCAGCCTTGCCAAGCTTTCGGGCAACGAGCGCTGGGCTTACGACAGCTACCGCCGCTTTATCCAGATGTTCTCCGACGTCGTGATGGAAGTGGAGAAGGCCAAATTTGACGCCATTTTGGATGCCGTCAAAGAGGAAAACGGCGCCAAAATGGACACCGACCTTACCGCGGACAACCTCAAAGAGGTTGTGCGGCGCTATAAAGCCCTCTACAAACAGGAGAAGGGCGTGGAGTTCCCGCAGGAGCCCAAGGAGCAGCTGATGGAAGCGGTCAAGGCCGTGTTCCGCTCTTGGGACAACCCCCGCGCCATCGTCTACCGCCGCATGAATGACATCCCCGGCGACTGGGGCACCGCCGTCAACGTGCAGGCCATGGTGTTTGGCAACATGGGCGATGATTCCGGCACGGGCGTCGCGTTCACGCGCAACCCCTCCACCGGCGAGAAAAAGCTCTATGGCGAGTACCTGATGAACGCCCAGGGCGAAGACGTGGTGGCCGGCATTCGCACGCCGTCGCCGATCAGCCATCTGGAGCAGACCAACCCCGAGGTGTACAAGCAGTTCGTCGAGATCTGCAGCAAGCTGGAGAACCACTACCGCGACATGCAGGATATGGAGTTCACCATCGAGCATGGCAAGCTCTTTATGCTGCAGACCCGCAACGGCAAGCGCACCGCGGCCGCGGCCCTGAAGGTGGCTGTGGACCTGGTTGCCGAGGGCATGATCTCCAAGGAGGAAGCCGTGCTGCAGGTGGAGCCGCGCGCCCTTGACTCGTTGCTGCATCCGCAGTTCGACCCCAAGGCCATCAAGGCCGCCACGCCCATCGCCAAGGGCCTGCCCGCTTCCCCTGGCGCTGCCTGCGGCCAGGTGTACTTCACCGCCGAGGCTGCCGTGGAGGCGGCCAACGCCGGCCAGAAGGTCGTGCTGGTGCGCGCTGAGACCTCTCCGGAGGATATCGAGGGCATGTACGCCTCCCAGGGCATCCTGACCGCCCGCGGCGGCATGACCTCCCACGCGGCCGTTGTGGCCCGCGGCATGGGCACGTGCTGCGTCGCCGGCTGCGGCGAGCTTGTGATCGACGAGGCGAAGAAGATCTTCTCCGTCGGCGGCAAAACCTACAAGGAGGGCGACTTCATCTCCATCGACGGCAGCACCGGCAACATCTACGGCGAGGCCATCGACACCATGGAGGCGTCCGTCTCCGGCGACTTCGCAACCCTGATGAGCTGGGCCGACGAGATCCGCACCATGCAGGTGCGCACCAACGCCGATACCCCACACGACGCCACCACCGCGGTGCACTTCGGCGCGGAAGGTATTGGCCTTTGCCGCACCGAGCACATGTTCTTTGACGAGGATCGCATCCCCGCCATGCGCGAGATGATCGTCTCGGATACCGAGGAGCAGCGCCGCGCCGCGCTGGCCAAGCTGCTGCCCATGCAGAAGAGCGACTTTAAGGGCATCTACAAGGCGATGGAGGGCCGTCCGGTGACCATCCGCCTGCTGGATCCGCCGCTGCATGAGTTCCTGCCCCACACCGACGATGAGATCGCGGCGCTGGCCAAGGAGATGGGCCTGACGTTTGAAAAGCTCAAAGCCAAGGTGGAGAGCCTGCACGAGTTCAACCCCATGCTGGGCCACCGTGGCTGCCGCCTGGCGGTCACCTTCCCCGAGATCGCGGAGATGCAGGCGCAGGCCATCATCGAGGCGGCCATCGAGGTCAAAAAAGAGAATGGATACGACGTGGTGCCTGAGATCATGATCCCGCTTGTTGGCGAGGTCAAGGAGCTCAAGTTCGTCAAAGACGTCGTGGTCAAGACGGTGGAAGACGCCATGGCGAAGGCCGGCGTCAAGCTCGAGTACCATGTCGGCACCATGATTGAGGTGCCGCGCGCCGCGCTGACCGCCGGTGAGATCGCCAAGGAGGCGGAGTTCTTCTCGTTCGGCACCAACGACCTGACGCAGATGACCTTCGGCTTCTCCCGCGACGACGCGGGCAAGTTCCTGGACGATTACTATGCCAACAAGATCTTCGAGCAGGATCCCTTCGCCAAGGTGGACCAGATCGGCGTGGGCAAACTGATGAAGATGGCGGTGGCTGACGGCCGCGCAACCCGCCCGAACATCAAGCTGGGCATCTGCGGCGAGCACGGCGGCGATCCCTCTACCGTGATGTTCTGCCATGAGATCGGCCTCAACTACGTGTCCTGCTCGCCCTTCCGCGTGCCCATCGCGCGTCTGGCGGCGGCGCATGCCAAGATCCTGCAGGATCAGAAAAACTAA
- the dnaG gene encoding DNA primase yields the protein MPGFFSQTWLDELRQRCDLAQIVADYAPLKQKGHRYWACCPFHGEKTPSFSVDVDKQLYYCFGCKASGNVFNFIMQAEHMDFAEAVRFLADKVNLPLPEMGDDIAGYRAQKQERERLYEVMREAARFYRDVLFSPQGREAMAYLKRRRVAEATIKRFGLGYAPEGWHALMDHLKAKGVSEQDGLKLGLYAQSKGRTYDAFRGRVIFPIFNGQGAVVGFGGRVMDKSNPKYLNSPETPIFNKRLTLYGMQLLKKARNLPQLILVEGYMDMLALAQSRFEGVLASLGTSLTQEQARLLRRYGSRVVLAYDGDTAGQHAALRGLDILDAEGLEVRVLSLEDGMDPDEYIRTRGRAALEQRISEAMPLPAFKMYLEKKAHDMSTQQGRTQYAIACAKVLARLENPVEREVYLRTLQVETGFSMESLGAQVAKFARTGDAVTSYKVAPDRNNKEDLARDAGAFRAEKRLIEALAYHGRDVREQVLAQLQSQDFTDDACRFAFQCMLEAAKAGRELPAADLWTHMGQGGFAKEAGAFLSEPPREELLPTRAAMEEWIAHMHMQMRQRQIEALKAQLNDPHLAQDARVQLMEEIQELMRAMRGGYRG from the coding sequence ATGCCTGGGTTTTTTTCGCAGACGTGGCTGGATGAGCTGCGCCAGCGCTGTGATCTCGCGCAAATCGTTGCGGATTACGCCCCTTTAAAGCAAAAGGGGCACCGTTACTGGGCGTGCTGCCCGTTCCATGGGGAGAAAACGCCCTCCTTTAGCGTGGATGTGGACAAGCAGCTCTACTACTGCTTCGGCTGCAAGGCCTCGGGCAATGTGTTTAACTTCATCATGCAGGCCGAGCACATGGATTTTGCCGAGGCGGTGCGTTTTCTCGCCGACAAGGTCAACCTGCCTCTGCCCGAGATGGGGGACGATATCGCGGGATACCGCGCGCAAAAACAGGAGCGCGAGCGCCTCTACGAGGTGATGCGCGAAGCGGCGCGCTTTTACCGGGACGTCCTCTTCTCGCCCCAGGGTAGGGAGGCCATGGCCTATCTCAAGCGCCGGCGGGTGGCCGAGGCCACCATCAAGCGCTTCGGCCTGGGCTACGCGCCCGAGGGCTGGCACGCGCTGATGGACCATCTTAAGGCCAAGGGCGTCTCCGAGCAGGACGGCCTCAAGCTGGGGCTCTACGCTCAATCCAAGGGCCGCACCTACGATGCCTTCCGAGGCAGGGTGATCTTTCCCATCTTCAACGGGCAGGGCGCGGTGGTGGGCTTCGGCGGCCGGGTGATGGACAAGAGCAATCCCAAGTACTTAAACTCGCCAGAGACCCCCATCTTCAACAAGCGCCTGACGCTCTACGGCATGCAGCTGCTCAAAAAAGCGCGCAACCTGCCCCAGTTGATTCTGGTGGAGGGGTACATGGACATGCTGGCCCTTGCCCAGAGCAGGTTTGAAGGGGTGCTGGCCTCGCTGGGAACATCGCTCACCCAGGAGCAGGCCCGCCTGCTGCGGCGCTACGGCTCGCGCGTGGTGCTCGCCTACGATGGCGACACGGCGGGCCAGCATGCGGCGCTGCGGGGGCTGGATATCCTCGATGCCGAGGGCCTGGAGGTGCGGGTGCTCTCTTTAGAGGATGGCATGGACCCGGATGAATACATCCGCACCAGGGGGCGCGCCGCGCTGGAGCAGCGCATCAGCGAGGCGATGCCGCTGCCCGCATTTAAGATGTATTTGGAGAAAAAGGCGCACGATATGTCCACCCAGCAGGGAAGAACGCAGTACGCGATTGCCTGCGCCAAGGTGCTCGCCCGCCTAGAAAACCCTGTGGAGCGGGAGGTTTACCTGCGCACGCTGCAGGTGGAGACGGGCTTTTCCATGGAAAGCCTGGGCGCGCAGGTTGCAAAGTTTGCCCGCACGGGCGATGCGGTGACATCGTATAAAGTCGCGCCCGATAGGAATAATAAGGAAGACCTTGCCAGAGACGCGGGCGCTTTCCGCGCGGAAAAGCGTCTGATAGAGGCGCTGGCCTACCACGGGCGCGATGTGCGCGAGCAGGTGCTGGCGCAGCTGCAGTCGCAGGATTTTACCGATGACGCCTGCCGGTTTGCCTTCCAGTGTATGCTGGAGGCGGCCAAGGCGGGGCGGGAGCTGCCTGCGGCGGACTTGTGGACGCACATGGGCCAGGGAGGCTTTGCCAAGGAGGCGGGCGCGTTTCTGTCCGAACCGCCGCGCGAGGAGCTGCTGCCCACACGCGCGGCAATGGAGGAATGGATCGCGCATATGCACATGCAGATGCGCCAGCGCCAGATTGAAGCGCTCAAGGCGCAGCTCAATGACCCGCACCTCGCGCAGGACGCGCGGGTGCAGTTGATGGAAGAGATACAGGAACTGATGCGCGCGATGCGCGGCGGATACCGTGGATGA